The following proteins are encoded in a genomic region of Tigriopus californicus strain San Diego chromosome 6, Tcal_SD_v2.1, whole genome shotgun sequence:
- the LOC131882370 gene encoding uncharacterized protein LOC131882370 has protein sequence MCTCQARAEQEETSQLKMKFLSLITVVALAVSVSGDCSTCEDGVNAIMQSMSTSNDITGAVVKDACCPSQDDPESCNTAVDTWWPAISAAMAASENMAPITCAVLDCGDAAKAWDCDTCKARLEDVWSVTVGPVQNAALAQYLKGPAFCGSFICAPLTEDRFHDITNRDSTPSNGTTTTRQINNEFP, from the exons ATGTGCACTTGTCAAGCAAGagcagaacaagaagaaacatCCCAGCTAAAAATGAAGTTTCTGAGCCTTATTACCGTTGTGGCCCTGGCTGTGTCTGTCTCTGGTGATTGCAGTACTTGTGAGGATGGCGTCAACGCCATCATGCAAAGCATGAGCACCAGCAATGACATCACTGGCGCTGTGGTCAAGGATGCCTGTTGTCCATCTCAAGATGATCCCGAGAGCTGCAATACTGCCGTGGACACTTGGTGGCCCGCCATTTCCGCCGCCATGGCAGCCAGCGAAAACATGGCGCCCATCACTTGCGCTGTTTTGGATTGTGGTGATGCCGCCAAAGCTTGGGATTGTGACAC CTGTAAGGCACGCTTGGAGGATGTGTGGAGCGTTACAGTTGGACCTGTGCAAAACGCCGCTCTTGCTCAATACTTGAAGGGTCCAGCTTTCTGcggaagtttcatttgtg CACCATTGACGGAGGATCGCTTTCATGATATCACAAATCGAGACTCTACCCCGTCcaatggaacaacaacaactcgtCAAATTAATAATGAGTTTCCATAG